In a single window of the Desulfatiglans anilini DSM 4660 genome:
- a CDS encoding XRE family transcriptional regulator → MNDKHKNLGGSFNDFLKEEGIFEECTETAIKRVLAWQIEQEMKRNNLSKSEMAKRMKTSRSSLDRLLDPVNESVTLHTLRKAAHAVGRTLKLELA, encoded by the coding sequence ATGAATGACAAGCACAAGAATCTGGGTGGGAGCTTCAATGACTTCCTTAAGGAGGAAGGGATCTTTGAAGAATGCACGGAGACCGCTATCAAAAGGGTCCTGGCATGGCAAATAGAACAGGAGATGAAAAGAAACAACCTATCGAAATCGGAAATGGCCAAGAGAATGAAAACGAGCCGATCGTCTCTCGACAGGCTCTTGGACCCTGTCAATGAATCGGTTACGTTACACACCCTCAGAAAAGCAGCTCATGCGGTCGGTAGAACCCTGAAACTGGAACTCGCCTAA
- a CDS encoding type II toxin-antitoxin system RelE/ParE family toxin, with the protein MARTRKIIDVQFYMTDQGRIPVKEWLKELTPADRKTIGEDMRTVELGWPMGMPLVRKIDTGLWEVRSDLSSSRISRVLFTVSGQMMILLHGFIKKSPKTPLNDLRTAKQRMAHFEKEKSNE; encoded by the coding sequence ATGGCGCGGACAAGAAAAATCATCGATGTTCAGTTTTATATGACTGATCAGGGGAGAATACCGGTGAAGGAGTGGCTTAAGGAATTGACACCCGCTGACAGGAAGACTATCGGTGAGGATATGCGCACGGTTGAGCTGGGATGGCCGATGGGCATGCCACTCGTGAGAAAGATTGATACCGGTCTATGGGAAGTCCGCTCTGATCTATCAAGTAGCCGGATTTCAAGAGTACTCTTCACGGTAAGCGGGCAAATGATGATCTTACTGCATGGTTTCATCAAAAAGAGTCCTAAAACACCGCTAAATGATCTGAGGACCGCCAAACAGCGTATGGCCCATTTTGAGAAGGAGAAATCGAATGAATGA
- a CDS encoding PAS domain S-box protein has protein sequence MRTLAPKFSSLLLESMADGVFTFDEQGRITSWNPSIERITGYSAEEAGRRLGVSHTAVWKYMKKWGIPLRK, from the coding sequence ATGCGGACACTGGCTCCCAAATTTTCGAGCCTGCTGCTCGAGTCCATGGCGGATGGGGTGTTCACCTTCGACGAACAGGGGCGGATCACCTCCTGGAACCCGTCGATCGAGCGGATCACGGGTTACAGCGCCGAGGAGGCCGGCCGCCGCCTCGGCGTAAGCCACACCGCGGTCTGGAAATACATGAAGAAATGGGGGATCCCCCTGCGGAAATAG